The sequence tcctttttaaatacgATATGTCAACAAATTTGTAGTCATAATGATTACATAGAAGTCCACCCTATCGTCAAACGTATAACATTTGTAACCAGTCCCTTACTGTAGAACGTTTAGttttttacttttcacttttGTAAATAGTGCTTAGATTAACATCCTTATATAAACATTtaggaatatttattttcttaggaaATGGACCTTGAATTGGATTTGCTGTATAAGAgtacattcaaatattttaatatacattgcCAAAGTTTTCTCCAATGATGGATTGATAGACTTTCTTTAGTAGTATGTGAGAATATCCATTTCCTCATATTTTCCCTACATTAAGCACTATTATTTCTTTTGACTTTCCCCACTTTTAGGCTTGCCTTTGCTAATCTTATAGGTGAAAAAAAATGATATCGTTTTAATATATATTGTAATATGAGTGAGGTTGAGCACTTTTTTCGTCTGTTTATGGCCATCttcatttttcataaattatttgtGTCCTTTATTCGcctttcttttaggattttttttttaaatcttattttattttcttttttgagacagagtctctgttgtccggcctggagtgcagtggcctgatcttggctgactgcaacctctgccttgcgggttcaagcagttctcctgcctcagactcctgagtagctgggattacaggtgctcgccactacgctcagctaatttttgtattttcagtagagacggggtttcacctcgctgaccaggctggtcttgaactccagacctcaagtgatctgcccgtcttggcctcccaaagtgttagcatCACACCCGGCCAGATGTTTATATTTTACTATTCTGAAAGAGCTCTTCATACACTTAAGTATGAAGTATAAGCCCTTTGCTATTATGTtacagttgtgtgtgtgtactcaatttaccttaatttttttatggaaatacaattgttttttaaacagttaaTTAGAATTACTTAATTCTATCAATTTTTTCTTCAGCGTTTCTATCTTTGATGTCATACTATAAAGTCTTACCTAAGTCAAATTTCTTCTAAtgctttatcatttctttttaatgcattttatctaaaaattattttagtgtaAAGTATTTGATAGGgatctaaatttgttttttaaatggttatataATTTACTGAGTATAACGTTTTCAGGaacaaaatgattctaaaattcatatggaatgataaatgaatgatactagccaacttttttttttttttgaggtggattttcgctcttgttgcccaggctggagtgcaatggcgcaatctcggctcgctgcaacctctgcctcccagattcaaacaatccacctcctcagcatcccaagtagctaggattacaggcatgcaccaccatgcccagctgattttgtgtttttagtagagacggggttttactatcctagtcaggcttgtcttgaactcgtgacctcaagtgatccacccgccttcgcctcccaaagtgctgggattataggtgtgagccaccgcgcctggccaccaacattttttaaaaaagagtaatgGGGGATGTTTGTTctatcaaatattaaaatgtattttatttaaaagtacagTTGTTAAACTATAATGCTAGATGTAATAACAGAATGGAGGTTATATAGTATAAGAAAAGGATCAGTACAGTCTAAATCCAAGGTCATTTATGTTTAGAAGGCAACAAATTACCTGCTACTTTTTCTCTTGCCTACATAATGCAAAGGAAATGTTTAAGGAAAACTTAGTGAACATTaggaacatttgaaaaaaattaaaatattaagccaacataaaatataaaatatttagctgATAAACAGTATGTGAAAAAAGTAGAGGTTGCTCTAtatgttttccttttgaaatgcTTAGATGAGCTGTAAGATATTCTTCAAGTTAATTTTAAATCCACtgttaattatatgtatataaatgtatttataagtatatatgttatatttttaaaagcatcctTTTGCTGTCACaacttctgaagaaaaaaatgaccctaactcaaatgttaatctgtTGTCTTGGTAGAAATATCAGAGTTAATTGAATTGACTTAGACTTACTGTTTAAAAGTTCGTAGTAGCATAGACACAGCAGTGATAACAGGATCTTAGTGGGAGCTGTGTTGTTAGCAGGCTCTTTAGGCTGCTCTCTAGTGGAAATGCTGCAAGGCTGTGGCCTGCACTGGCGCATTTGGAGTTGACAGTGATGGGGAGCTTAGTAAGGGATTGATGCTTACAATGGCCATACCTTTATACTGGattctttggaaaataaaaagccCTGTTGCTTCATATCACATTGTTCATAGTAATCTCACTATCTGGGAGAGTCCTTTTCTTGAAGCACCAGGAAGTACCTATCACACATCCAGAAGAGGATTTGAATTCAACCCCCAGTCCCCAATTTCTTCTCCACTGTCCTTCACCCTTTAGCTGCCCACACTGGCCATTTGTTTCAGTTTCAATTTCAGTCTCCCTGATGTAAATTGCCTTCTTGATTGCTTCTTTTAACCACCTCTGCTGTGATTTGTATTGTTGAAATAACTCTCTACCCACTCCAATAGAATGCTAAATGTTAGGTTAATAAGAGGAATGCCTGTTTCTGGCTCAAAGAATTAGTGgttactgcaaaaaaaaaaaaaaaaaaaaaagtttaacaataTGCCAACCTTAAAATACCTCTAAAGCCAGATAATTATCagaaataatcattattttataagtattttaaataattatttttagatcacttggacttgggaaggggaacatcacacaccggggcctatcatggggaggggggaggggggagggattgcattgggagttatacctgatgtaaatgacgagttgatgggtgctgacgagttgatgggtgcagcacagcaacatggcacaagtatacatatgtaaccaacctgcacgttatgcacatgtaccctagaacttaaagtataatagtaataaaaaaatttaaaaaaaataaaaataaaaataatactttcttAGTATTGATGAGGTATTCTTGAGATTATTGTAATGCTAATAGATATTGGTGAGTcacatgtaatttaaaattttctactagtcacattaaaaagtaaaaaggtgaaattaattttaataactcaGTATATCAAATATTACAACAgttactttacattttttaactgAGTCTTTGAAATCTTTAACTGAATTTGTGTTTTACAGTTAagagcacatctcaattcagattAGCCACAGTTTAGTTGTGCAGTAGCCGCATGTGGGTGACTGCGATGGTAGTGCAACCCTAGTGTATTCTAGGCAATGAAAATTTAGAGTTTGTACTTGAGTTGATTATGTACTTTTCACTATGcttaaaaaaaactgtatttttgtgtGACCAAAATAGTAAATCAGTGAAAGAAGGTTATGTTCTTCATTCTTCAAAACTGAGAAGTTTTTTAGTATTTGGCAAATCTAGAATCACTGGTTAAAGTATACCTTGGTTTGACTATTAGTTTATTATATCAATACTGAGTTTAAGATCACAGATTTGAGTTGATAGTATTAGGTAACTCTTGCAGTATTAGGAAGATAGTGTTTTGCAATTATGTATTATCTGAGTGCCCATTTGGGCAGTGGGTTTCTAGCTGTGTTTTGCTAAGACCCAGGGCTGCTGTACAGATTAAGGGTAGGACTAAGGGACGTTTCAGCAAGCTGAGCTCTAACCCTTTTCTCCTTCTCACCCTCACCCAttctctgcatttatttattctgcaCAGGAAACCTTTcctctttgaaaaaaaagtttatattatatttaaaagtttggaGACAGTTCCATGCTTAGCAATTGTTCTAGTGAATCTAAACCTAAATGTTGATGTTCTTCCTTTATACCATTGTAGGaatctggtttaaaaaaaaaggctcttTGCACTGAAATCTTGATCAGTAATTTATACAAACAGTATTTGTCTGTCTCTTCACCTCTCTTCTACCCTCTCTCTGGCTTATGGGAAGTTTTTAGCATCTACTTTATTTGACTACAGTATACAGTACAGGATTTGGACCTGTACTGCaaataataaaatctttaaatCTGCAACAGATAGATTTCCCAGAGATATTTCTActtgtatttctaaaataaaattgtgtgcTTTTACCTttagaaatatttagaataagGGAAGTTTACTTCCACAGATTATTTATATTCATCTTCAGTGTGTAGATGAAGTACCAGCCAGGATGCTGGATTAAAACTTGTAAATACTAAAAAGTTTGGAGCTAAAACCCAATATTGCTGGAATGCATAGCCTAAAACATAGTAGTCAGTAGATATATCATTGAGAGAAACCAATTTGAGATGCACTATATTTGTCTACCTCTTTTAACTCAGGAAGTGTCCAAAAACTGATGACAGAACCAATCTCTCCTCCCTTATAAGCACCTTTTCCTCCAATAAACAAAAATCCACAATTTCCCCATTTCTCTGAATTTAAAGAGCATTTTATGGTTACTTTGACTAATCTAAATATGAATGTTTATAATGTTAAAACAGAATAATTACAACATGCTCCaggtggcgggggcggggggcggaATTTAAACTACAAATTTAGTGATTTTGAAATCTAATTTCTAAACTTCCATCAGAAATATAATAATGCATTATAGCTCCTATTTCCTATGTTTTAAATAGGAAATAATTCCAGCCAGGTTGCAGTTGAATTTCTGTGTAAGTAGGTAGGATACTGTAGCATCTCTTCTCCTGAGGAATCCCTTTACTTTAtccattcttttctatttatttatttctttgagacagattctcactttgtcacacaggctgaagcgcagtggtatgatcttggctcactgcaacttccgcttcctgggttcgagtgatcctctcatgccaccatgcttgggtagtttttgtattttttgtttctttgttttgagacagagtctcattctgtcaccaggctgtagtgcagtggtgcagtctcggctcactgcaacctccgactccctggttcaagtgattctactgccccagcctcccaagtagctgggattagagccacgcgccaccacgcccagctaatttttgtattttgatggggtttcactatggtggccaggatggtctcgatcttctgacctcgtgatccacctgcctcagcgtcccaaagtgctgggattacaggcgtgatccaccgcacccggccaatttttgataaagacagggtttcgccatgtttccaggctgatctccaactcctgagctcaaacgatctgcccgcctcagcctcccacagtgttaggcttacaggcatgagccaccatgcccagcctctcaaTTCTTTCTTACCCCTTctcaatgtatatatattttagtgaGCCAGTGCTTTATGCTTCTATGGaaataatagtttcattttagtcttattcattgattattttataatttccctttTATCTATTGATTGATAGTCTGTGTTTCTAGGCTCAGCTCGCCAATCGGAAACAGAAATTAGAGTCTGTGGAACTTTCCAGCCAATCAGAAATTCAACACTTAAGCAGTAAACTGGAGCGGGCCAATGACACTATCTGTGCCAATGAGTTGGAAATAGAGCGCCTCACCATGAGGGTCAATGACTTGGTTGGAACCAGTATGACTGTCCTGCAGGAGCAgcagcaaaaagaagaaaaattgaggGAATCTGAAAAACTATTAGAGGTCTGTTTTAAAATCACTGTAATTGGGGGaagcgtgtgtatgtgtgttttataaGAGAGTGTTATTAAGCTAGAACTAGGTTCTACAATCTATACTTTCTTCCCTGCTTTATAAATGATGGATCAGATATTGATAGTTTTGTTAATATTGTGACTGTTACATAACTTATAGTCTGACTTCCTGGCTTcttatgaaatagaaaaattgtaATAATAGCTGGCTTAGAAATTTCTGGGTATTTTGCAGGTTctgcaggaagaaaaaagaattgaaggAAAATTACAATCATATTTGACTTTTTCGCAGGCTctgcaggaagaaaagagagaattaaGGGCAGCTCTTCAGTCTCAAGAAAATCTCATCCATGAGGGAAGAATGCAAAAGGAGAAGTTACAAGAAAAAGTAAAGGCAACTGACACTCAACATGCTGTAGAAGCTATAAGGTCAATTTAATCTTAAATAGTATTCATCTTAGCCACTTAATGGCTAGGCATTAAGCACtaggcttatttttatttttattttatttttattttgttttcagatagtctccttctgttgcccagactggagtgcagtggtacaatctcagctcactgcaacctccacctctcaggttcaagcgattcttcagcctcagcctcccaagtagttgggactacaggtgcacgccaccatacctggctagtattttgtatttttagagatggccattcatcatgttggctaggctggtcttgaactcctgacctcaggtgatctgcccacctcggcctcccaaagtgttgggattacaggtgtgagctgccacgcccgTCCAAGCACTGGTTTTAATATTGCATAttcataattttatgtttgatcGTATTGTGGATTTTCTTAATTGGCTTTAACTTCTGAGTTAGGTTTTTAAAGTGTTATAAAATTTTGTGTGGTTAATTTTCTTCTGCCACCAGTTTGGGTCCCTAACAGAGACTCTCATGTTTAGAAAGTTAGAAGCCAAGGTCAGTTTGCATGCTTTGGGAAAATCCAAACATGCAGGGAATTGTCATTCACGTCTCCTGGAGGCCTCACTTTCTTGGTGGAGTAGGTGGTGATTAGTAGCTGCTTATCAATAATAGCAGCCAGCCATTGGGCTAACCCTCTTGCTTGATGTAAGTCtggtgtacatttttatttttgccagaaTTCTCCTgtaacttttcagtttttttggtaCAAGGTTTCAAGTGTCACTGAAGTGATTttgtcattttgtctttttccctTGAAAAATAGGCCAAATCCCAGTTAAGAAGGGAGTAAATTGCTGCTTTTATAACTTTTAGCATCTCTTGACTGTCTTTCCTCTCCcaatattctttttataaagCAGGAGACAAACTGAAGAGTTCCAAAGAGTTTATCAAAAATGGTTGGGAAACACAAACTAGATGTGCATTGTTTGTGTTTGCAGAGATAAAGGCCTTAACAGTCATCATATGTCTTTCCATAGGCTACGGGAAGAATCTCTGGCAGAAAAGAAGTACACCTCTCAAGGGCAGGGGGACTTAGACAGTGTGCTCTCGCAGTTGAATTTTACCCATACTAGTGAGGAACTTCTGCAGGCAGAGGTGACTCGTCTTGAAGGCAGGTACATAATTATACACACATTTCAAAAATTTCAAGTtgttaaaatgaatttttgatCATCATATTGATAAAGTAAATGAATATAGTAGTCATagtgaaaaaaataagatttttttctagcATCCACAAACTGCCTgagttcttgtttcttttttttttccttttcttttttttttttttgagatggagtcccactctttcacccaggctggagtgcaatggcacgatctcggctcactgcaacctctgcctcccggttcaagcgattcttcctccccagccttccaagtagctgagattacaggcgtgcgccaccacgcctggctaatttttgtatttttgtagagacagggtttcaccatgttggccaggctggtcttgaactcctgacctcaggtgatctacccgcctcagcgtcccaaagtgctgagattacaggtgtgagccaccacgccctgccctaAGTTCTTATTTCATTGAGAAGACAGCAGCAATTAAAGGAGAACTTCTTAATCTTTCTGTCATCAAAACTACCAGTCTTCCCACACCTGTGCCTTTCTGCACTTCTAAGACCAACTACTCCACTTGTGTCCTTTTTCTGTAGTTATATCCTTTCTTTTCTACATCATCAAGTTCTTTCTCTCCGCTGAATTATATCCACTGGTATAAAATATGCTATAACGTCACCCATCTGGGGGAAAAACCATCCCTTAATCCTATATCTCCGTCAAGTTACTTCCACATTTCTGTACTTCTCTTTAAGACCAAATTCTTCAAAAGAATTGTCTATACTGACTCTACTTCTTTACCTTTCACCTGTTTAGCAGCCCTTCACTTAGGTTGTCCTCCCTGCCACCTTGGAAGCAGGGTAGGAAGGGGTAACAGTTGACACACGGTGATCCTCCTTTTTGTTCTGCTGTGGTGGTGTTACTTCCTTGGGTGTTAATTGAATCCTGACTAATGCTATACCATACCTACCTAAACTCTTGTCATTGTCgtacttataattttttttttggtttttcataCCTCTCAACTTTTGGATTGGGAAGAgtgtgatattttgttttaaacacaTGACTCATTATCATTTGTACACTGGCATTTTCTGtatgtaaaagataaaattacttttaacatGAACTGTTAACCTTTAGGCAAACAACAAGAGAAATATCATTTTACACTTTTTAAGTTATCTTTAagtaatacattttttgtttttacatttatttctggttttggaAACCagtaagtattttcttttatctacATGTTAAAtgcacaaacatacatacacacacatattttctgCTTTATTCCTTTTGGAATACTTGGAGTACTTGAGATAATCTTTGTTATCATTGAAGTATATGTGTACTCTTCCATTTGACTAAaattaagtttattatttttgacatTGGGAcaacaatttacatttttatcacaGTTTTTTTATTGATTGGCTTTTTAGTAATATTTAAATGAGTGATGTGATGTTTAAGATATTGGCTGAATATTTTTTGGACATCAAGAATGTAAATTATATAGTCCAATTTATAGGTTTCgggattttggttttgttttaaatatgggATCTTATTTTTGTCATACAGTTTGGAATCTGTGAGTGCAACATGTAAACAGCTGAGTCAAGAACTAATGGAAAAATACGAAGAATTAAAGAGGATGGAAGCACATAACAATGAATACAGAGCAGAGATTAAGAAGGTAAAAATATGCATACCTAGGATTGCAAAATTGTATGTGTTTATGGACTGAGCTGTGGGTTTGGAGATTATAGGGGTTATTTTTAATGAGAGAAAAATGTAGTTCAAGGGGCCACTTGATATTTAGGAGTGGAAGAGTACGTGGAATGTGCATAGGGAAAGTGCCTTCTTTCTCTGGCATCCCCCcgatgcccaataaatatttttaagataattgaAGGCTGTTCCCTTTGaacttaaaaactttattttaaacatgttttaatgAAAAGTTTTCTAAAAGACATACACTTAGTGTTTGCAAAAAAATATGAActgtcatttaatattttcttattgccTAAACATAGTATTTATGGATTGTCTCCTGTGCTGTGATGTGGTTGGTATCCTTGTCAGCTATTGAGGTATGCAGAGCTGTTTGTGTCTATATGAGTGGGTCCTAACTGTCCtatttgttgttttgtattttttgttacttCTTGAAGATTACTTCTCGCTTGTTTCTTCCtcttgttctttctgtttgttatcctGTGGACCAAGATACCATATGAGCAAAACTTTTAGATTCAcaactaaaaaaaagaatgaaggtcACAAGTACTGTCCTCTAAATAGTGTGCATGGACCTTGATTGTGGTCCTCAGCACTTGAATAACCCATCTCTCCCTGTTTTGAGGTATAATAAATGATTGTAGGTATAACCACCTGACCTTCAGTACAGATATGCAACTTGGTAAATTGCTAATTTTTCTGCAGATTTAATTCAGGAGAAATTTAATGTCTTGAGATAAggtaagcttttattttattagctGGTAACATATTATTCTATCTAAATGCTTTCTCTTTTGGtgctttcttttctgctttctttataGTTGAAAGAACAGATTTTACAGGGTGAACAAAGTTACAGTTCTGCACTAGAAGGAATGAAGATGGAAATCTCCCATCTAACTCAGGAGTTACATCAGCGAGATATCTCTATTGCTTCCACCAAAGGTTCTTCCTCAGACATGGAAAAGCGACTCAAAGCAGAGAttcaaaaggcagaagaaaaagcaGTAGAGCATAAGGTGAAGCCTgaacaaaaacttttttaaatttgaaatttgttttaaagatggaattgattaaagacataattttcataatatttaattCAGTGAATTTTTATTAGATACCTGCTTTGAGCTGAGGGTATGCTGGTTAACAGAGAGTTTAGTGAGGGTGGTGCAGAGGTGAGAGTAGACACAGACAAGTAAAGTGACTATATCAGTGGTGTATGATGAGAGTCACTAGAGATCACAAGCAGCCTGAATCTAGACCACTCGCTGCAAAGGCCTTCCAGAAGGTGTGATAGCAAAGCTAAGTTAGGAGCGAGCTGGGTGAGGGGAAGGAAAAGTATTTCAGGCACAGGAAAATACAGAGGTCTCTAAGAGATAGTAGAACACGCTTGCTGTGGTTGAAACACGCTTGCTGTGGTTGAAACTAGAGTACACGTGGGATGAGTGGAAGGTATGAGACTGGAAAGCAGAGACTGGCTGCTGAAAGGCTCTGTTAGCCACATAAAGGAGTTATACTGTGACCTTGAGGTCAGTAGGCAGTGGCCACAAGCAGGAGTAAAATTCAGTGGTCTTTAAATGGAGAATAAACAGGGAGACAGAGCACCCAGATGCTGTTACAGTGGTAAGATGGTGGCCTGAGCAGTGGGTAAGGGAGGGAGAGATAAATGGATGAATTCTGGAGATACTGGGCTGGTAAAAATGACTGGGCATTGTATTTGATTGGCAGGGAGGGTGAGGTAGGCAGAGTTAAGAAATGGTGTTCCACAGGATTTAAGCTTAGGCAACTGATGGAAAGTGATGCTCTTTAATTAAATAGAGAAAAGACAGGGATCTAGTTTGGCGAAGGATAATGAATTTGTGTGAAAAGTACACAGACTGGGGAAACTGGTGGAGAGGACTTTGGTTTAACACATTTGTTTGGAATAAAGGCTGGAATTTTGTGTGGATAATAGTCATTTCCACAGAAGGCCTGGAGTTAAAGATTAAAATCAGGATTAGGTATTTAGCTGTGGCTGTCCTTTCTTCATGGTGACATTTGAAACCCCCTGAGAGACTTAATGATTATAGTGAGAAAGCATAGCATAAAAAGAGAAGTGACTGAAACCAAACTTAGGATACTTCTCATTTAGCGTGTAAAAGATGTTGGAATGAAGCTTAAAAAAAGGGAGCAGTGAGGAGGAAAATCAGATAGTTTTTGCCAagccaaggaaagaaggaatattttctttttttttttttttttgagacggagtctcactctgttgcccaggctggagtgcagtggcgcgatctcggctcactgcgagctccgcctcctgggttcacgccattctcctgcctcagcctcccgagtagctggtactacaggcgcctgccaccactcccggctaatttttttttttgtatttttagtagagacggggtttcaccgtgttagccaggatggtctcgatctcctgaccttgtgatccgcccatctcggcctcccaaagtgctgggtgagccaccgcgcccggccagaaggaATATTTTCAAATGGGAATGGTTAAGCACAAAAGCTAAGGGGAATGAGAACtgaaaataagttattattttGTGAATAAAGTACAATTCCATGTGACGTTGCAGGTAGAAGCCAAGTTGGAGGAGTCCAACACAGGAGAATGGGTAGGGATTTAAGGGATTTACCAGTGAATTGAAACTTTGCTGCTTTATCACCTGATTTATCCTATTAGAATGATATCTTCATCCCATTCATGTTCATTCAGCTTAATAACACCTTATAAATCTTTTTAGAAagtccatatatatatgtatatttatatatgtttatatataaatgaagAATATGACTTAGCCTAATGAAAATTCCATGTGGAAAATTTTGTAAGATGCATTTGATTtacatgttatatttatttttttctgctttcccctTTTCAGGAGATTTTGGATCAGCTGGAGTCACTCAAATTAGAAAATCGTCATCTTTCTGAAATGGTGATGAAATTCGAATTGGGTTTACATGAGGTACATAAATAGAAACTTAAGTTTTTCTACTATCcatgccttaaaaaaaattactttgtaaATATTAACATTATAAACAGAGAGTTAAGATCAACTTAGATCcttttgcagaaattttctcaaggaaatgaaggcaaaatgCTGGAAGTGAGCAAAATATGACTCTCCACTCCAGCAGCAggaagggtttttgtttgtttgagatggggttttgctcttgttacccaggctggagtgcaatggcgtgatcttggctcaacctccacctcccgggttcaagcgatgctcctgccttagcctcctgagtaactgggattacaggcaagcgccactaCACCcgactgattttgtattttcagtagagatggggtttctccatattggtcaggctggtctcgaactcccgacctcaggtgatctgcctgcctcagcctcccaaagtgctgggattacaggcgtgagccaccatgcccggccatgaaggtttttttttatattatgtatgtgATAAAATATACCTACAGTCTGTGTTCTTAGTTGGAAGAATGTATATTAAGGACTTAGCATAGTACCTGGCACTTAGTAAGTATGCAATACATGCTAGATggtggtatttttattattatcgtTAATGATTATTATGTTTATGTTATCTTTTTAGAAAGTATATTGTCTTTAatttagctttaattttttttctgcaagaTATTcacatagtaaaatattttagaatcttTTATATTCAAGGACTTTTAGTAGGTGCTATAATGAACACAGGATAAATAAGATAGCATTCTTGCCTTTAAG is a genomic window of Macaca mulatta isolate MMU2019108-1 chromosome 2, T2T-MMU8v2.0, whole genome shotgun sequence containing:
- the CEP63 gene encoding centrosomal protein of 63 kDa isoform X13, which translates into the protein MEALLERMQNRGHGGGFLTSCEAELQELMKQIDIMVAHKKSEWEGRTHALETCLKIREQELKTLRGQLDVTHKEVGMLHQQVEEHEKIKQEMTMEYKQELKKLHEELGILKRSYEKLQKKQMREFRGNTKNHREDRSEIERLTAKIEEFRQKSLDWEKQRLIYQQQVSSLEAQRKALAEQSEIIQAQLANRKQKLESVELSSQSEIQHLSSKLERANDTICANELEIERLTMRVNDLVGTSMTVLQEQQQKEEKLRESEKLLEALQEEKRELRAALQSQENLIHEGRMQKEKLQEKVKATDTQHAVEAIRLREESLAEKKYTSQGQGDLDSVLSQLNFTHTSEELLQAEVTRLEGSLESVSATCKQLSQELMEKYEELKRMEAHNNEYRAEIKKLKEQILQGEQSYSSALEGMKMEISHLTQELHQRDISIASTKGSSSDMEKRLKAEIQKAEEKAVEHKEILDQLESLKLENRHLSEMVMKFELGLHEAKEISLADLQENYIEALNKLVSENQQLQKDLMNTKSQLEISTQMCKKQNDRIFKPTHRRTTEFKNTEFNVPCLFLPLVQ
- the CEP63 gene encoding centrosomal protein of 63 kDa isoform X22, whose product is MEALLERMQNRGHGGGFLTSCEAELQELMKQIDIMVAHKKSEWEGRTHALETCLKIREQELKTLRGQLDVTHKEVGMLHQQVEEHEKIKQEMTMEYKQELKKLHEELGILKRSYEKLQKKQMREFRGNTKNHREDRSEIERLTAKIEEFRQKSLDWEKQRLIYQQQVSSLEAQRKALAEQSEIIQAQLANRKQKLESVELSSQSEIQHLSSKLERANDTICANELEIERLTMRVNDLVGTSMTVLQEQQQKEEKLRESEKLLEALQEEKRELRAALQSQENLIHEGRMQKEKLQEKVKATDTQHAVEAISLESVSATCKQLSQELMEKYEELKRMEAHNNEYRAEIKKLKEQILQGEQSYSSALEGMKMEISHLTQELHQRDISIASTKGSSSDMEKRLKAEIQKAEEKAVEHKEILDQLESLKLENRHLSEMVMKFELGLHEMESGSVTQAVAILAHCKLCLPGSSNSCASASPSSWDYRALCRTS
- the CEP63 gene encoding centrosomal protein of 63 kDa isoform X23 produces the protein MEALLERMQNRGHGGGFLTSCEAELQELMKQIDIMVAHKKSEWEGRTHALETCLKIREQELKTLRGQLDVTHKEVGMLHQQVEEHEKIKQEMTMEYKQELKKLHEELGILKRSYEKLQKKQMREFRGNTKNHREDRSEIERLTAKIEEFRQKSLDWEKQRLIYQQQVSSLEAQRKALAEQSEIIQAQLANRKQKLESVELSSQSEIQHLSSKLERANDTICANELEIERLTMRVNDLVGTSMTVLQEQQQKEEKLRESEKLLEALQEEKRELRAALQSQENLIHEGRMQKEKLQEKVKATDTQHAVEAISLESVSATCKQLSQELMEKYEELKRMEAHNNEYRAEIKKLKEQILQGEQSYSSALEGMKMEISHLTQELHQRDISIASTKGSSSDMEKRLKAEIQKAEEKAVEHKEILDQLESLKLENRHLSEMVMKFELGLHEGPVQNLMRRDFRGLLSDR